The proteins below are encoded in one region of Clostridium pasteurianum DSM 525 = ATCC 6013:
- a CDS encoding carbohydrate ABC transporter permease, whose translation MSKNISKVALYGVNIILGLITILPILYALDISIMSGDQAFSYPLKLIPRELHFQNYLDVLNMAPIPRFILNTFVVSTLITAGQILISCAAAFAFSFFEFKGKKIIFILILATMMIPGESTIISNYLTFGEMGLLDTYRALVIPFLGSAMGIFMIRQYYLILPREIYEAAKIDGCNNFQFFLRIVLPMSKTVVGSFGVYTFLSSWNHYMWPLLVTSKDESRTVQIGISMLQSVDNQSFGPIMAGIIMILIPSILIFVFGQKQLIEGMTSGAVKG comes from the coding sequence ATGAGTAAGAATATAAGTAAAGTAGCACTTTATGGTGTAAACATAATACTGGGATTAATTACAATATTACCTATTCTATATGCCCTAGATATAAGTATTATGTCAGGAGATCAGGCATTTTCCTATCCACTGAAATTAATACCTAGAGAACTGCATTTTCAAAATTATCTCGATGTGCTCAATATGGCACCTATACCAAGATTTATATTGAACACTTTTGTTGTGTCTACATTGATAACTGCCGGGCAGATCTTAATTTCCTGTGCAGCAGCTTTTGCCTTTTCATTCTTTGAATTTAAGGGAAAGAAAATAATTTTTATACTTATTTTGGCAACTATGATGATTCCAGGTGAATCAACTATTATATCAAACTATCTTACCTTCGGAGAGATGGGACTTCTAGATACCTACAGGGCTTTGGTTATTCCATTTTTAGGTTCAGCTATGGGAATATTTATGATAAGGCAGTACTATTTGATTTTGCCTAGAGAGATTTACGAAGCCGCTAAAATAGATGGATGTAATAATTTTCAGTTTTTTTTAAGAATAGTTTTACCTATGTCAAAAACTGTAGTAGGGTCCTTTGGAGTATATACTTTCCTATCCAGCTGGAATCACTACATGTGGCCTCTGCTTGTTACCAGCAAGGATGAATCAAGAACAGTACAAATTGGTATAAGTATGCTTCAATCTGTGGACAATCAATCCTTTGGTCCTATAATGGCAGGCATAATAATGATACTGATACCTTCTATTTTAATATTTGTATTTGGACAAAAACAGCTTATAGAGGGAATGACCTCTGGTGCAGTAAAGGGCTAA
- a CDS encoding ABC transporter substrate-binding protein, producing MKRKIIGLLTASLLLGSIFTGCSGSNSRAKASDGKPVEITFWHSMSGKNGEAITKMVNDFNSSHKDIKVKAQFQGKYDEAINKLKSAQKVKQGPDVMQLYDIGTRFMIDSGWVVPVQNFIDEEKYDVSDLEPNIASYYTVNKKLYSMPFNSSTPIMYYNKDAFKAAGLDPEKPPKTFAELEQAAAKLTKKDASGNTTQYGYSMAVYGWFFEQFITKQGENYANNDNGRSAAPTAVEFDKNGTGLKVLNEWKKLVASGNAGNFGRDTDNTKNAFIAGKTAMYVDSTAVLASTLSGVGNKFEVGTAYFPSFDGVKDGGVSIGGASLWAIDSKDKDRQKATWEFMKFMASSKEQAYWSSQTGYFSVTTKAYDEQVMKDNLAKKPQFQTAIDQLHASPATANGALMSVFPEARKTIESNIEEMLQNKKSPEDTLKSSADTINAAIKKYNEDNKK from the coding sequence ATGAAAAGGAAAATTATAGGCTTATTAACCGCTTCACTTCTTTTAGGAAGCATTTTTACAGGCTGCAGTGGTAGTAACAGTAGAGCAAAGGCTTCCGATGGGAAACCGGTAGAGATAACATTCTGGCATTCCATGTCAGGTAAAAATGGAGAAGCTATTACAAAAATGGTAAATGACTTTAACAGTTCTCATAAGGATATAAAGGTTAAAGCACAGTTCCAAGGTAAATATGATGAGGCAATAAACAAATTAAAAAGTGCTCAGAAAGTAAAACAGGGACCTGACGTAATGCAGTTATACGATATAGGTACAAGATTTATGATAGATAGCGGATGGGTTGTACCAGTACAGAATTTTATAGATGAGGAAAAGTATGATGTGTCTGATCTAGAGCCAAATATAGCAAGCTATTATACAGTAAATAAAAAGCTCTATTCCATGCCTTTTAATTCATCTACACCTATAATGTATTACAATAAAGATGCTTTCAAGGCTGCAGGATTAGATCCTGAAAAGCCGCCAAAGACCTTTGCTGAACTAGAACAGGCTGCGGCAAAATTGACTAAGAAGGATGCTTCGGGTAATACAACTCAATATGGTTATTCTATGGCTGTATATGGATGGTTTTTTGAACAGTTTATAACTAAACAAGGTGAAAACTATGCAAATAATGACAATGGTAGAAGTGCTGCACCAACTGCTGTAGAATTTGATAAGAATGGAACAGGACTTAAAGTATTAAATGAATGGAAAAAACTTGTGGCTTCCGGTAATGCAGGAAACTTTGGTAGAGATACGGATAATACAAAAAATGCATTTATAGCTGGTAAGACTGCAATGTATGTGGATTCAACAGCAGTGCTTGCTTCAACTTTAAGCGGTGTTGGAAACAAATTTGAAGTTGGTACAGCTTATTTCCCTAGTTTTGATGGAGTAAAAGATGGCGGTGTTTCTATAGGTGGAGCTTCTCTATGGGCTATTGACAGCAAAGATAAAGATAGACAAAAGGCTACTTGGGAATTTATGAAATTCATGGCATCTTCTAAAGAACAAGCTTACTGGTCATCTCAAACAGGATATTTCTCTGTAACAACAAAAGCTTATGATGAACAGGTAATGAAGGATAATTTAGCTAAAAAACCTCAATTCCAAACTGCTATAGATCAGCTTCACGCATCACCAGCAACTGCTAATGGAGCACTTATGTCAGTATTCCCAGAGGCAAGAAAGACAATTGAATCAAATATAGAAGAAATGCTTCAAAATAAGAAGAGTCCTGAGGATACTTTAAAATCTTCAGCAGACACTATAAATGCAGCTATAAAGAAATATAATGAAGATAATAAAAAATAA
- a CDS encoding glycerophosphodiester phosphodiesterase, whose translation MVKSLNIAHRGFSGKYPENTMIAFRKAVEAGCDGIETDVHITKDGAIVVCHDEMVYRTTNGQGSIKDLTYDEIKKLDAGIKFGEEFKNTSIPDIDEFMDYVKDKNLLVNIELKNGIINYKNLEKRIIEKIYEYGLKDNVILSSFNHYSMVKVKEIDSSIKTGLLYAANIYKVHEYAQKVSADALHPYFPSVMNEDIVKEIKDSNIAINTYTVNEEKYMRRLMELGIDGIITNYPDVLKRIIDESERIVV comes from the coding sequence ATGGTTAAAAGTTTAAATATAGCTCATAGAGGTTTTAGTGGAAAATATCCTGAAAATACTATGATAGCTTTTAGAAAAGCTGTAGAAGCAGGCTGCGACGGTATAGAAACAGATGTACATATTACAAAGGATGGAGCAATTGTAGTATGTCACGATGAAATGGTATATAGAACCACAAATGGCCAGGGGTCCATTAAGGATCTTACCTATGATGAAATAAAGAAATTAGATGCAGGGATAAAATTTGGAGAAGAATTTAAAAATACCTCTATACCTGATATAGATGAATTTATGGATTATGTAAAAGATAAAAATTTACTTGTAAATATTGAACTTAAAAATGGAATAATTAACTATAAAAATTTGGAAAAGAGAATTATAGAAAAAATATATGAATATGGATTAAAGGACAATGTAATATTATCTTCCTTTAATCATTATTCCATGGTAAAGGTTAAAGAAATAGACAGCAGCATAAAGACAGGGCTCTTATATGCTGCAAATATTTACAAGGTTCATGAATACGCACAAAAAGTTTCTGCAGATGCCCTTCATCCTTATTTTCCATCCGTTATGAATGAAGATATAGTAAAGGAAATTAAAGATAGCAATATAGCTATAAATACTTACACGGTGAACGAGGAAAAATATATGAGAAGGCTTATGGAACTTGGGATAGATGGAATTATAACCAATTATCCTGATGTACTTAAAAGAATAATTGATGAATCTGAAAGAATAGTTGTTTAA
- a CDS encoding multidrug efflux MFS transporter, translating to MKIWKRNLIVCWFGTFVTLIGMSQIAPIMPLYIKQLGIHNVSAISQISGIAFGATFVVSAIFSPIWGYVADRFGRKPMLLRASLGMAVVVGSMGLAQNVYQLIGLRILQGVITGYSTACTTLVATQTEKKHAGWALGVLSTAFVSGSLLGPLVGGYLDEFLGLKFTFFLTGGLMLIAFFTTLFFVKEDFVPSEKKKVESAKELWKQLPNSNIIVTLFVSSFILQFAYYSVEPIITIYIGQLAGSLNHVALIAGMAFSASGLANIIAAPRLGKLSDRIGPQKVVLGALILAGIVFIPQAFVKNPWQLMALRFGLGIATAGLSPSINTLLKKITPEKFTGRIFGFNISAYYMGTFTGSVIGGQIAAHLGIKYVFFITSSLLFFNAIWVYRGVYKKLKDHDKISEADIAMDVDTDRKSAHRTA from the coding sequence TTGAAAATCTGGAAAAGAAATTTAATAGTATGCTGGTTTGGAACCTTTGTAACTCTTATAGGAATGAGTCAGATAGCACCAATAATGCCTCTTTACATAAAACAGCTGGGAATTCATAATGTATCTGCTATTTCACAGATATCGGGTATAGCTTTTGGAGCAACATTTGTTGTATCCGCTATTTTTTCGCCTATTTGGGGGTATGTGGCAGATAGATTTGGACGTAAGCCCATGCTGTTACGTGCCAGTTTAGGTATGGCTGTTGTGGTTGGAAGTATGGGACTTGCACAAAACGTTTATCAGCTTATTGGACTTAGAATACTTCAAGGAGTTATAACGGGATATAGTACAGCCTGTACTACATTAGTGGCAACTCAGACGGAAAAAAAACATGCTGGATGGGCTCTGGGAGTACTGTCTACAGCTTTTGTATCTGGTTCCTTACTCGGACCTTTAGTTGGAGGATACTTAGATGAATTCCTAGGTCTCAAATTTACATTCTTTCTTACTGGGGGACTTATGCTTATAGCATTTTTTACCACTTTATTTTTTGTTAAAGAGGATTTTGTTCCTTCCGAGAAGAAAAAGGTAGAAAGTGCAAAGGAACTGTGGAAGCAGCTGCCAAACTCTAATATTATAGTAACTTTGTTTGTAAGTTCTTTTATATTACAATTTGCCTATTATTCAGTGGAACCTATAATAACCATCTATATAGGTCAGTTAGCTGGAAGTTTGAATCATGTTGCTTTAATTGCTGGTATGGCATTTTCTGCTTCTGGTCTTGCCAATATTATAGCTGCGCCTAGACTTGGAAAGCTTTCTGATAGAATAGGACCTCAAAAGGTAGTTTTAGGAGCACTTATTTTAGCTGGTATAGTATTTATACCTCAAGCCTTTGTAAAAAATCCATGGCAGCTTATGGCTCTGCGTTTTGGACTTGGAATTGCTACAGCTGGCTTATCACCATCAATTAATACTCTTTTAAAGAAGATAACTCCAGAAAAGTTTACAGGAAGGATATTTGGCTTCAATATATCCGCATATTATATGGGGACTTTTACTGGATCTGTAATTGGAGGACAGATAGCAGCTCATCTGGGAATAAAATATGTTTTTTTTATAACTAGTTCATTACTTTTTTTTAATGCTATATGGGTATATAGAGGAGTGTATAAAAAGCTTAAAGATCATGATAAAATATCTGAAGCGGATATTGCTATGGATGTAGACACAGATCGTAAGTCCGCTCATAGGACTGCTTAA
- a CDS encoding alpha-galactosidase → MSIIYDENTKSFHLTAGDSSYIIGINDYNYLTHLYWGRKLKSFNVNELSYTKRRGSFSPNTDPDNESLSLDTLPQEYPGYGTSDFRVPAYEVQLENGSTITDLRYDSHKITKGKSKLQGLPATYVESDDEAETLEITLKDSLIGLDVILSYTAYKDYDAITRNVRFVNSGNTKLKLLSALSTSIDFNHCNYDFMHLHGSWARERLIERTPLINGNQSVESRRGASSHQHNPFIAILSKDATEDHGEVYGFNLIYSGNFIAQAEVDQYKTTRVSIGINPFDFSWLLESGEAFQSPEAVLVYSSKGLGEMSRTYHKLYRSRLCRGNFRDKTRPVLVNNWEATYFNFNAEKIENIASVAKELGIELFVLDDGWFGKRDNDDCSLGDWVVDEKKLPNGLDDLANRINNLDLKFGLWFEPEMVSPDSDLYRAHPDWCLHVPDRRRTQARKQLILDLSREDVCDYIIKSVSDILSTVHIEYVKWDMNRNMTEIGSQYLPVERQRETAHRYILGLYKIYEKLTADFPNVLFEGCSGGGGRFDGGILYYMPQIWTSDDTDAVERLKIQYGTSIVYPISTMGSHVSAVPNHQVHRNTSLKTRGDVAMSGNFGYELDLTKFSEEEKEIVKDQVKQYKSLRELIQFGNMYRLLNPFEGTEAAWIVVSEDKTKAFAAYFRVLATPNEPISRIKFKGLDPDKDYSITGKEGTFSGDELMYSGLVIPDLEGDYQSLTWVLRSND, encoded by the coding sequence ATGAGTATTATTTATGATGAAAATACAAAATCTTTTCACCTTACAGCTGGTGACAGCAGTTATATAATAGGAATAAATGATTACAATTACCTAACTCATCTATATTGGGGAAGAAAACTAAAAAGCTTTAATGTAAATGAACTTTCATACACTAAACGAAGAGGATCTTTTTCACCAAATACAGATCCAGATAATGAATCACTATCCCTGGACACATTACCTCAGGAATATCCAGGCTATGGTACCAGCGACTTTAGAGTGCCTGCTTATGAAGTACAGCTGGAAAATGGATCAACTATAACCGATTTAAGATATGACTCCCATAAGATTACAAAAGGTAAATCAAAACTTCAGGGGCTGCCTGCTACTTATGTAGAAAGTGATGATGAAGCTGAAACTTTAGAAATAACATTAAAGGACTCATTAATAGGGCTAGATGTAATATTATCCTATACAGCTTATAAAGACTATGATGCTATTACTAGAAATGTACGTTTTGTAAATAGCGGCAATACAAAATTAAAACTGCTTAGTGCCTTGAGTACAAGTATTGATTTTAACCATTGTAATTACGATTTTATGCACCTTCATGGTTCTTGGGCAAGAGAAAGATTAATCGAAAGAACTCCTCTTATAAATGGAAATCAATCCGTTGAAAGCAGACGTGGTGCAAGCAGTCATCAACATAATCCTTTCATAGCAATTCTAAGTAAAGATGCTACAGAAGACCATGGAGAGGTTTATGGCTTTAACTTAATTTACAGTGGAAATTTCATAGCCCAGGCAGAGGTAGATCAATATAAAACTACCAGAGTATCTATTGGTATAAATCCATTTGATTTTTCATGGCTTTTAGAATCTGGTGAGGCTTTCCAATCACCTGAAGCTGTACTGGTATATTCTTCAAAGGGTCTAGGTGAAATGTCAAGAACTTATCATAAACTCTATCGCAGTAGACTATGCAGAGGCAACTTCAGAGATAAAACAAGACCTGTCCTTGTAAATAACTGGGAGGCAACTTATTTTAACTTTAATGCAGAAAAAATAGAAAACATTGCTTCCGTTGCTAAGGAGCTTGGTATTGAGCTCTTTGTACTGGATGATGGCTGGTTTGGTAAAAGAGACAATGATGATTGCTCTTTAGGAGATTGGGTTGTAGATGAAAAAAAACTCCCTAATGGCCTAGACGATTTGGCAAATAGAATAAATAATCTGGATTTAAAATTTGGTTTATGGTTTGAGCCTGAAATGGTATCTCCTGACAGTGACTTATATAGAGCTCATCCAGACTGGTGCCTTCACGTACCTGACAGAAGACGTACTCAGGCAAGAAAACAACTAATTCTGGATCTTTCAAGAGAAGATGTGTGTGATTATATAATAAAATCAGTATCAGATATTTTAAGTACTGTTCATATAGAATACGTTAAATGGGACATGAATAGAAATATGACAGAAATAGGTTCCCAGTATCTACCAGTAGAGAGACAGAGAGAAACTGCTCACAGATATATACTTGGACTATATAAAATTTACGAAAAACTTACTGCTGATTTTCCAAATGTGTTATTTGAGGGATGCTCTGGCGGCGGCGGACGTTTTGATGGCGGTATACTATACTACATGCCTCAAATCTGGACCAGTGATGATACAGATGCAGTGGAAAGATTAAAAATACAATATGGTACCAGCATAGTTTATCCTATAAGTACTATGGGATCTCATGTTTCAGCTGTTCCAAATCATCAGGTACACAGAAACACTTCTCTAAAGACCAGAGGAGACGTAGCAATGTCTGGTAACTTTGGCTATGAACTTGATCTTACAAAGTTTTCTGAAGAAGAAAAGGAAATTGTAAAAGACCAGGTTAAACAATATAAATCTCTCAGGGAGCTTATTCAGTTCGGAAACATGTATAGACTTCTAAATCCTTTTGAAGGTACTGAAGCAGCTTGGATAGTAGTTTCAGAAGATAAGACAAAAGCCTTTGCAGCTTATTTCAGAGTACTGGCTACTCCAAATGAGCCAATAAGTAGAATAAAGTTTAAAGGACTTGATCCAGACAAGGACTACTCTATTACAGGAAAGGAAGGTACATTCTCTGGAGATGAATTGATGTATTCAGGTCTTGTTATTCCTGACTTAGAAGGTGACTATCAGAGCCTTACCTGGGTGCTGAGAAGCAATGATTAA
- a CDS encoding AraC family transcriptional regulator — MESKREITFFSTVNKESSDLIVYQCGMEKCNSSYAFGPAVRDHYLIHFILEGKGKFCVKDKLYKLEKNQGFLICPNTITYYEADKKEPWIYTWVGFKGIKAENYLKLANLEESNPIFSYEEGDLVKKCFEEMRKASELKKGKELRLQGLLAIFLSELIEKSHVDEAIDNNYKELYIKKTLNFIETNFSRSVTVSKLAQNIGLNKNYFSAFFRENMGMSPQQYLIKFRMNRARELMNNASLTISDIARSVGYNDPLGFSKIFKKTMGVSPKDYRKSYLGKI; from the coding sequence ATGGAATCTAAAAGGGAAATAACATTCTTTTCTACAGTTAATAAAGAGAGTTCTGATCTTATAGTGTATCAGTGCGGCATGGAAAAATGTAATTCTTCCTATGCCTTTGGACCAGCAGTAAGAGATCACTATTTAATTCATTTTATATTAGAAGGAAAAGGTAAATTTTGCGTTAAGGATAAATTGTATAAGCTGGAAAAAAATCAGGGATTTTTAATATGTCCCAATACTATTACCTATTACGAAGCGGATAAGAAGGAGCCTTGGATATATACCTGGGTTGGATTTAAGGGAATTAAAGCTGAAAACTATCTTAAACTGGCTAATTTAGAGGAAAGCAACCCTATATTTTCCTATGAGGAAGGGGATTTAGTTAAAAAATGCTTTGAGGAAATGAGAAAGGCATCAGAGCTTAAAAAGGGAAAAGAATTGAGGCTTCAAGGATTACTGGCAATCTTTCTTTCAGAGTTAATTGAAAAATCTCATGTAGATGAAGCTATAGACAATAATTATAAAGAGCTTTACATTAAAAAAACTTTAAATTTTATTGAAACTAATTTTTCAAGAAGTGTAACTGTATCAAAATTAGCACAGAATATAGGTTTAAATAAAAACTATTTTAGTGCCTTTTTTAGAGAAAATATGGGTATGTCTCCACAACAATACCTAATAAAGTTCAGGATGAATAGAGCTCGTGAACTCATGAATAATGCTAGTCTTACCATAAGTGATATAGCAAGGTCCGTTGGCTATAATGATCCTCTTGGATTTTCAAAGATATTCAAGAAGACTATGGGGGTATCACCAAAGGATTATAGGAAGAGTTATTTAGGAAAAATATAA
- a CDS encoding ferric reductase-like transmembrane domain-containing protein, which yields MIFIYSLAIITILSLGFTSSIKTRYSIYYSLAAFISILISIYEILRLLSNAKLSGLILSVEKAFMHGNVAVSFFILVMFAGALNTKWNITRKLFSIRAQLAILGSIFILPHGILYLVRFFVLKLPNILSGKTNSTLYLIYMAVGLTAFVILIPLFITSFKKVRTKMNALQWKKLQRWAYPFYFLSYIHILIVLLNDEKIDLIRLIGYSFIFASYSLLKLLKQLKINKIRVKNSSSYSR from the coding sequence ATGATTTTTATTTACTCATTAGCTATAATCACTATTTTATCTTTAGGCTTTACTTCCAGTATCAAAACCCGTTATAGTATTTATTATTCTTTAGCTGCATTTATCTCCATATTAATAAGTATATATGAGATATTGAGGCTTCTTTCAAATGCTAAACTAAGTGGATTAATTCTGAGTGTAGAAAAGGCCTTTATGCATGGAAATGTTGCTGTATCCTTTTTTATTCTAGTAATGTTTGCAGGAGCACTAAACACAAAGTGGAACATAACAAGAAAGTTATTCAGTATTAGAGCTCAATTAGCAATTTTAGGTTCCATATTTATATTGCCTCACGGAATTTTATATTTAGTTAGATTCTTCGTATTAAAACTTCCCAATATACTCAGCGGCAAAACAAATTCAACATTATATTTAATTTATATGGCAGTTGGATTAACAGCCTTTGTTATATTAATTCCACTTTTTATTACATCCTTTAAAAAAGTAAGAACTAAAATGAATGCTTTACAGTGGAAAAAACTTCAGAGATGGGCCTATCCATTTTATTTTCTCTCATATATACATATATTAATTGTATTATTAAACGATGAAAAAATTGATTTAATAAGATTAATTGGTTACTCTTTTATCTTTGCTTCATATTCACTATTAAAGCTTCTAAAGCAGTTAAAAATCAACAAAATTAGAGTTAAAAACTCTTCAAGCTATAGTAGGTAA
- a CDS encoding DUF5107 domain-containing protein, translating to MIYKSNFKNMNSITLENDLLKVIIIPDLGGKLVSIYNKSSNFELLFQNKEDSYKKPELNSDFGSFDASGFDDAFPTIDISKINYQGQEILYPDHGEIWSSPFDYRFIDDYLELTFSSRILPYNYKKVIHLEEDTVKIKYTIANKGTSPFPCIWAMHCLVNCSEDMEIYFPKDTTEIINVHDSTVLGKKNSIHSYPVTKDINGKDYNLNRVGSKDLNKTEKYYINGIVNEGECSIYYPENSSLFMINFDKNKLPYVGFWVTEGGFRGDYNCALEPTNSFYDDIDTAFNNNKLYYLTPKEPLQFEISLALRKVEK from the coding sequence ATGATTTATAAAAGCAATTTTAAAAATATGAATTCTATAACATTAGAAAACGATTTATTAAAAGTTATTATTATTCCAGACTTAGGCGGTAAGCTTGTTTCTATTTATAATAAATCATCAAATTTTGAATTACTATTTCAAAACAAAGAAGATAGTTATAAAAAGCCAGAGTTGAACTCTGATTTTGGTTCTTTCGATGCTTCAGGTTTTGATGATGCTTTTCCTACTATAGATATCTCTAAAATAAACTATCAAGGTCAAGAGATTTTATATCCAGATCACGGTGAAATATGGAGCTCACCTTTTGATTATAGATTTATAGATGATTATCTTGAATTAACTTTTTCAAGCCGCATACTTCCCTATAACTATAAAAAAGTTATCCATCTTGAAGAAGATACAGTTAAAATAAAATATACCATAGCAAATAAGGGGACATCCCCTTTCCCTTGCATTTGGGCCATGCACTGCCTTGTAAATTGCAGTGAAGATATGGAAATATACTTTCCAAAGGATACTACCGAAATTATAAATGTTCATGACAGCACAGTACTAGGCAAAAAGAATTCAATTCACAGCTACCCTGTAACCAAAGATATAAATGGCAAAGACTACAATTTGAACAGAGTTGGCAGCAAAGACTTAAATAAAACTGAAAAATACTATATAAATGGCATCGTAAATGAAGGAGAATGTTCTATATATTATCCAGAAAATTCATCACTGTTTATGATAAATTTTGATAAGAATAAACTTCCCTATGTTGGATTTTGGGTAACTGAAGGTGGCTTTAGGGGTGACTATAACTGTGCCCTTGAACCTACAAACAGCTTCTATGATGATATAGACACTGCCTTTAATAATAATAAATTGTACTATTTGACCCCAAAGGAGCCTCTACAATTCGAAATTTCACTAGCACTTAGAAAAGTGGAAAAATAA
- a CDS encoding ABC transporter substrate-binding protein: MRKNLKKIAAIALGLLTTMSVFAGCGGSKSSSGGNVTLTYSIWDKNQQPGMQAIADEFHKKNPNITVKVEVTPWDQYWTKLDAGASSGTMPDVFWMHSNQYLKYASGNMLMDITDRIKDSKEASMSNFPKGLVDTYTVKGKYYAMPKDYATIGLWYNKTMFDEKGIPYPDDTWDWNKLLEAAQKLTDPSKGVYGFIAPADDEQGYYNFVYQNQGYILSPDKTKSGFDLPATKEAIQWDVDLSRKYKVSPTQQQFADTTFTQYFESGKAAMGLFGSWMLSEFQANEYVAKNCDVAVMPKGKVRATIYNGLANSVSAKTKHPEEAWKFLEYLGSKEANTIHGEKGAAISAYKGTEESWVNAFKGFNVKVYPEMLEYGVVFPNSETKAKWYPIQNETMTKVFSGQLTVDQGTSQVTKQMNDLLATEKK; this comes from the coding sequence ATGAGGAAAAATTTAAAGAAGATTGCTGCCATTGCTTTAGGGCTTTTAACAACAATGTCTGTATTTGCGGGCTGTGGAGGTTCAAAAAGTTCTTCAGGGGGAAATGTAACACTTACTTATTCCATTTGGGATAAAAATCAACAACCGGGAATGCAGGCTATAGCAGATGAATTTCATAAGAAAAATCCTAACATTACTGTAAAAGTAGAAGTAACACCTTGGGATCAATATTGGACGAAGCTTGATGCAGGAGCCTCCAGTGGAACTATGCCAGATGTATTCTGGATGCATTCAAATCAATATCTAAAATATGCTAGTGGAAATATGTTGATGGATATAACTGATAGAATAAAGGATAGTAAAGAGGCCTCTATGAGTAACTTCCCTAAAGGCCTTGTAGATACTTATACTGTTAAAGGAAAATATTATGCAATGCCAAAAGATTATGCAACTATAGGATTATGGTACAATAAGACTATGTTTGATGAAAAGGGTATACCTTATCCAGATGATACCTGGGATTGGAATAAACTTTTAGAAGCTGCACAAAAATTAACGGATCCTTCAAAGGGAGTATATGGGTTTATAGCTCCAGCAGATGACGAGCAAGGCTATTATAATTTTGTTTATCAAAATCAGGGATATATTCTTTCACCAGATAAGACAAAATCAGGATTTGATTTACCAGCTACAAAGGAAGCTATACAATGGGATGTAGATTTAAGCAGAAAATATAAAGTTTCTCCAACTCAGCAGCAATTTGCAGATACAACTTTTACACAATATTTTGAATCAGGAAAAGCTGCTATGGGATTATTCGGATCATGGATGTTAAGTGAATTTCAAGCAAATGAGTATGTTGCGAAAAATTGTGATGTAGCTGTTATGCCAAAAGGAAAAGTAAGAGCAACTATATATAATGGATTGGCAAATTCTGTTTCTGCAAAGACTAAACATCCAGAAGAAGCATGGAAGTTCCTAGAATACTTAGGAAGTAAAGAAGCTAATACTATTCACGGAGAAAAAGGCGCAGCAATATCAGCTTATAAAGGGACAGAAGAATCCTGGGTAAATGCTTTCAAAGGTTTTAATGTAAAAGTATATCCAGAAATGCTTGAATATGGAGTTGTGTTCCCTAATTCAGAAACAAAAGCAAAATGGTATCCAATTCAAAATGAAACAATGACAAAAGTTTTTAGTGGTCAACTTACTGTAGATCAGGGAACTAGCCAGGTTACTAAACAAATGAATGATTTGTTAGCTACAGAAAAGAAATAA